Proteins encoded in a region of the Sander lucioperca isolate FBNREF2018 chromosome 18, SLUC_FBN_1.2, whole genome shotgun sequence genome:
- the cln8 gene encoding protein CLN8: MDPGQQTSSLPQPSAEYYSWDYRLHLICLGFAFYAGIFLLSHLLSVALSRTYNSLIAKEKVFWNLAATRAVFGIQSTIVGLRALTEDSALTRDKVRGQEDWSWFNVLTATGFFVFENVALHTSSVVFWSFDLPLATHHFFALSGYVGALVWDSMGHFLPMVTLLLEMSTPFTCMSWMLLKAGWARTLFWRANQWVMIHTFHCRMVLTYYMWWVTLTHWEELSTHVVLFPRLVFFTGLALLTFVLNPIWTHKKTMQLLNPVDWNFGNKPAPLNCAAEGHSEVSVKPHAS; the protein is encoded by the exons ATGGATCCTGGCCAGCAGACCAGCTCTCTTCCCCAGCCTAGTGCAGAGTACTATTCATGGGACTACCGCCTTCATCTTATTTGCCTGGGCTTTGCCTTCTATGCAGGAATATTCCTCCTCTCCCACCTCCTGTCTGTGGCATTGTCCCGCACCTACAACTCCCTGATAGCTAAAGAGAAGGTTTTCTGGAACCTCGCAGCAACTCGGGCAGTGTTTGGCATCCAGAGTACTATAGTAGGTCTCCGAGCCCTGACTGAGGACTCGGCTTTAACCAGAGACAAAGTGAGGGGACAAGAAGACTGGTCGTGGTTCAATGTCCTCACAGCCACAGgtttctttgtgtttgaaaaTGTAGCACTTCACACCTCCAGTGTGGTATTTTGGTCATTTGACCTCCCACTGGCGACACACCATTTCTTCGCCCTGTCAGGATATGTAGGAGCATTGGTGTGGGATTCCATGGGCCACTTCCTGCCAATGGTTACACTGCTGCTGGAGATGAGCACGCCATTCACCTGTATGTCCTGGATGTTGCtgaag GCTGGCTGGGCCCGCACCCTGTTTTGGAGAGCCAACCAGTGGGTGATGATCCACACATTTCACTGTCGCATGGTGCTCACTTACTACATGTGGTGGGTAACCCTTACCCACTGGGAAGAGCTCAGCACCCATGTGGTCCTTTTCCCACGCTTGGTCTTCTTCACTGGCCTCGCTCTACTAACGTTTGTCCTCAACCCCATCTGGACGCACAAGAAGACCATGCAGCTGCTTAATCCTGTGGACTGGAACTTTGGAAACAAGCCGGCACCCCTAAACTGTGCCGCAGAGGGTCATTCCGAGGTTTCAGTCAAACCGCACGCCAGCTGA